The following DNA comes from Ascaphus truei isolate aAscTru1 chromosome 1, aAscTru1.hap1, whole genome shotgun sequence.
AAACAGATTGCCCTGGATCCTATGATTGCTAGTTTTACGAGAGCCATGTCTAGAATTAGACCTACAATCGGGATTCGGATTTCTCCGTGGGATTTAAATCTGGTGCTGGAGGAGTTCGCTTCATCCACCTTTGAACCGGTTCCCTAATTTGCTACGAAGTTACTCACAAAGGCTTTATCCTGCTGCGAGCCATCCTTTCTGATAGACCAGGATAAGATAGTGTTATGGACTAGTAAACATTTTCAGACTAAAGTCGTGTCAGATTTTCAAATCAGGAATATATAGTTCCCTCATTTTGTCCCAATCCGACTTGACAGAGAACGTCAGTGGCATAATCTCAATGTAGTTAGGGCTCCAACATCATAGGTGTATAGAACGGGTCATATTAGGAAAACCTCTAGGTTCTTCATACTGTTTGATGGAACCAGAATCGGTCAAGTAGCATCTGTTGCCTCTGTATCCAGATGGATGAACGACGCCATTACTGAAGCTTGCAAGTCACATCCTTTAGATTTGAAGGCTCGTTCTACCAGGGCTACAGCAGCTTCCTGAACAGAGAAGACTCGGGCCTCGCCTCAAGACATTTGAAAATTAGCGACATCGTTTTCGTTAAACACTTGCTAAACATTACAGGGTAGATGTTAAATCATCTGCAGATGCAAGGTGTGGTAGGAAGGTGCTTCAAGCAATGGTTCCAACTGCAAGTACTCCCTGCCAACAGTTCTAAAAATTGCGCTGGGACATCCCATTATAAAgaccagggctcgacaaatgcactcgcccgcaAGCCaggggcgagtgcattttggcCGCCTAATCAACATGCTCGTCTTAAAGCCCTTTAAAGCATTTAAAGTTTGAAATCCCAACCCCCTGATTGGCGAGGCATCCTCTGTCCCCGTCACCCGCTCTTCGTGACTAATTGGTGCGACGCTCACAGCACCTGCACTCTCACCGCCGGTCCCCCAGTCTCATAGCAACACGACCAGGGCCCTTCTTTTACCCCTAGCGCTCTTGATATTGGAACGGGGGAGGTAAGTGGCAGTTCTTTATACTTGACATTTAGGATTGCGctgaaaggagggagagaggatcggGCGGGCGCGCACACTCACcaggggaaggggtgagaggagtgtgtaaatgggagagtgtgtgtgtgtagagagacgGGGTGACGGGGGCAACGGGAGGGTATAGAGAGATGGGCCAATGGGAGGTGGGGGGCAGGCAAGAGACAGGGGTGAGGGTTGGggctccccagaatttcaaaattgaattctggggttccccaaccaaaaaaaaaaaaaaaaaagttgaaaactaCTGTTCTAACTCCCTGTTCTGACCACCAGTACCACGAGTACTGCTGCCCCTCTCCATATTGCACCCACGGCGGTACTGCTGCCTCTTTCACCCTCGGTTTGGAGCTCCGGTCCAGTTAATTCCTTCACTGTCACATTACCCATTGAGATAATTAGGAAGAAATCCTCCGCACTTGTGACTGTCGCCCACCCCCTGGCGCCTGTGCCAATTGCTTCTCCGCCTCTCTGCAGCCTCCACCTCCTCCCTCTGCCCCAGCCGCCACTCGTTATTGTGTGGGATTGGAGGGATTGTCTGGTGTGGCATTGAGGAGATTGTGTAGGATTTGGGGGTATTGTGAGATTGGGGGGTTGTGGGGCATTGGAGGTGGAGAAGAGAGAAGTGGGaattgagggagaggggaagagataaGTGGGGTCGAGGGCAAGAGGTGGGGGTCCCCCAGTTTCACAGCACCGAGCCGCCGATCCCACAATGCAGCCTGCCCCCCGCTGTCCCggtttcacagcacagtgcagcCGGACCCCGGAGCCTCCTGACCCCCAGGCCTACCCCACAGCTCATGTCTCACCGCACAGCCCTTGCCACCGCCACCATGTCTTGGGATGACAATGTGAAGAACCTGGTGAATAAGAATTGTCAGGACGCGGCTATAGTGGGGTACGGTCGCTCCGCCTGCTCCGTGTGAGCCTGTCACCCACACTCCTGCAGCACAGATGGAAGAAACTAAGTATTGCAGGGAACTGCTCATGCAGACACTGTTTCTATCCTATGGGACTGATTCATTAAACCATGGCTTATGCTTTGCCATCTCACTATATGAAGAGGTTTTACATGGAGAGGGGTACATTTGCCACTCAGGTCATTGAAGAGGGGTGTTCCACGGCACGGTTCTGTCtttgcccctctccctccctccgaccGGTCTCACCGGGGACTCATTGACCTTTGCACATGTGCAGCCGCTACGATCGATCGTAGGAGACACGATTGGACTGGATCACACTCACTTTTTCATTATGGAAGAAGTTTGTTCATGATTCATATATTTTTCTGTCTGTGCAGTTATATGAATATCAAGGTCTTCCTTTTTGTAAGCTTTTGAAGAATTTTCTCCCTGAATCTAGTTCCCACTGTGCAGCACTGGTCTTTGAATTTTTTGTTCTACTTGTATCTAAGCTCTGTGCAGCAGAGACCCTCTGTGCTGTTTTGATGTACTGCGCTGCATAGAAGAAAGCTATATATTATACAACAGATATCTttccaaaaaaaaggttggacatctttttagaaaggaaaagtatacagggatataccaaataagtaaacatggggtaATCGGATtggcaattcttggagtcaggaagcaatttatttttccctttatgagatattattggataatatttcactggggttttttgtttgccttcctctggattaatattctgtaagtacggatataaaataaaatatctgttgtctacatttgGCCTATGTTAAACTTGATGAACTTATGTCCCCTCTCatctatgtaacaaggactaattgtagtaaagtataaatgtaaaacaataaacttttcaaaaacgaatgttattagttcttattagAAATGTATTCAATTTTTAAAgtgggggtgtgggtaggtggcgagtagctttttgggtaatttgtcaagcccCGATTATGACTGCCATAGAGGATGTAAAAGAAATAAAGGAACATACCTTTCGAGATTTCATTTTCTTAAAAAGTTCTCTATGGCAGGATACTTTCCCTCCCTTATGTCTTATAATTTCAAGGGAAGCACAAACCTTAATAATGAAGAGAACGGACCAGAGATAGGAGACGCCACCTTATATGGGGCAGTTTTAGGAAGTGCTTGTCCTACCTCAGCTGGTTAGAGAAGCAAACCCATTATTATGACTGCCATAGAGGACTTTAAGAAAATGAAACATCAAAAGGTAAAATGTCTATTTTACAATGCTACGGAAAAAGTTGGAGCATTAAAAATAAAGGAGAACAATAGGTGGGCACTTTAGCTGAGGCCCTGAACACTACTACTGTATACAAAAAAATGAAACGTAAGAGAAAAATTACTTTGATTTAATCACCTAAACATGTAATAACCATTAGCCATCATCTCGCAAAAGGTAATACAATCTTACCTTGCTGAAAATTATTTTCTTGAATACGAGTCACAGTGAGGTCTAAGGGACCATCTTGCTCTTCCTGAAGTGAGCACTGTGTTTGATTCAATTGGATGCCATTACAAGTAAGAATTGGTTCAACCATTGATCCATCACAATCATCTTGACAAATCTTTCGGCTTTTTGAAACATATTCGACTGCAAACCGAcgtatcatttttttcattaatTCCTGAGCTACAAGTGGAATGTTGGGATCACAGTTCTGAGGAAGATctggtggggaaggagggggagaaggtaaAGCATTTTAAAGTAACTGCAATTGTATTTCCTGAATTAAACAATTTGTAATGTACATTTGCTTTTACTTCCACCATTCGTTGATTCTGACCAAATGTTTGATTCTATTTGAGACATGTACCAATCTAGATTTGTTCTTTTGTAAAGACACTAATTTTGATATTTAGAACATCACTCATTAAAGAAAATAAGTAGTTAATCTGCTGCTCAGCGTTCCATCGACTGACACTGTGCCTTAGTTTTAACTACAACAGCCTTAGTTTTACCCTTAGTTTTTTTTACCCTTACATTACCTTAGTTTTAACTACAATACCTCCGAAGTTTATCCCCTCTGAATATCTACGTGTTTCTATAAAGCCCTGATGTAAATTATAGTTAGCGTTCAGCATTACTCACAAACTATACGCAAAAAATTTAAAATATGAAATACCATGTGATTGACCTACCTTTCTTTTGAAAGAGTGCATTTAAGTAATTTTCTGCTTCGCATTCAATTTTCTCAGTGTTGAACTGGCCCTGAGATATGAGTTCCTCTGTAGGCGTGGACTGTGCTGAACCAATAGAAGGTGTGCAATCCTTGAATGGGgagaaaagaatttaaaaaatatatattattaagaaTGAAACTGTAATATAAACAAagtgaaaaaaatacatattacagCACCAGACAAAGGCAGCCAGACTTgactaaataaaaatgttattcagcCAATACCGTAAGTAAAGGACAATGAATCCTCTACCGCGTTTCGCAGCAAACACGGGTACTTTGTCAATTTGTTGTCCTTTTTTACTTATGGCATTGGCAAAATAAATAAGATTTTTATTTAGTCAAGTCTGGCTGCCTTCGTCTGGTGCTGTACTTTGTATTTTTTCACTTTGCTGCCTTTTCTACCTTCGGATGCACAGTGCTGAGCTCCCTGTAGATTTCACCTGCAAGTAGTTTCTTCCTTGTCTTGTCCACTAtgccccatttatttatttatttataaaatattttaccaggaagtaatacaatgagagttacctcccgttttcaagtatgtcctgggcagagttaagacaaataatacatggttacaaatacagttacataaatgaacaggatatacattatatacaagacattgcatgcacagttaaagaaaatatatgttatgggcgtatgtaacagttacagaccagattaaaatgtgagacattgCCTCCACTCGAAGCACTCTGCATTTGTCCATTATCTGTGGAGGGGGACGGGAGACTTTCCTGCACCCCGGGGATGCTAAGCGATTGGTGTTAGCCGTGTGAGGGGGTTATGTCCCTATTCCCTCAGTAGACTGTGCAATTGAGGTTTATGCTGTACTCATTGGCTTTACTAGGATTATTATTTTCATGATGTTTTTAGGCATGTGAAGTTTCTATTACATACTACTCACCACTTAAAAATCAAGGGACGCATATATCCTTTATATAAGATTATTTTGTTATGCATTATCTTTTTGAAGAAGTTTTTAACTTTGTATCAAGTTTTGCTCTTATGCAATTTTGTCCACTATTTTCACGAATCTGTAATGTcactaaaaaaaacatttaagagCACTGGTCCCAGGACAGGTTCCTAAAGTACTGCACTAGCCACCTTCCCTTTCTTTGAGTGGGCTCTATTGACCTCTTCAGTGCCTGGTAGACATACAGCATACGTCAAAAGGGTGGCACTTATGTTGTACACTGCACGTCATGGTGTTTTGCATGCATTTACAATTCATTTTAACTAAAGCGACGGGGAGACCCTTTTCTTCCATTGACGTCAGCAACTCCTAAGCTATCAGGACAGTGATCAGGTGATCATTAGTGCCAGAGGGTCCGTGGCCAAAGGTAGTAGAACCTCCCCATCACTGCAAGGGGTTAACCATATCATCTATTCCTCAACTAACAGCTTATCCATTTAACAACTTTAGGACCCAATCCCAGGCATTGCAATTTGCAGTCTATCTGGGACAGTGTGAAACTCTTTACTAAAATCTGGGTAAGATACATCTACTGCTTCACCTTAACCCATGACCTTAGTCATGTGTAGCCTGTATGTACAATGAGTGGGTTGTCACTTTAACCACAATAATGTTACTTGCTTAATTTGTGTACTCTGGAATACTTTGTGATACTAGGGCTCAGCCCATGCGCGGCAACCCCGTTCTCCGCAATATGACGGGTTCCACTTTTCTGCTCTCCCTCCAATGAAGCTTCCATTTAATACCTTGTGTCATCAActctttccatctctctcctccagcatttTTGCTTTCTCCTCCTATATGTCAACGAACCCTCTCTTTCTTCGGATGCTTTCTGTCTAAACTTTTATTGCTGTCTGACTCTTGATAGATCTGTAATTTTTAACCCTTAGGGGTCCCCAAGATGTAGTAGCATTCATATTCACACAAAATgtcataatatactgtatatatatatatcaaactttTATTCTATTTGTGATCAACAGATTTAGTGGGAGGCAATTATTTTCAGTGTAACAGTTCTCTAAATAAGTTTTTCATGTTTGTGTGCATTGTGTCATACTTACTGTTttcaattattttaaaaaaaaaagttggaactCTTTAAAATCATTTTTTGACTCCATGGAACCACTTTGAATGGTTATCCAGGAGTCGCACTACATTTTTATAATAGCTTAATCCCAGGTTTCCAGAGAAGCCAGGTTGAAAACCAACGTATTGCAGGATTTTTAGATGAATGATCCATACAGTTGAGGTTGGTGCTTTACACTATTGTAAGGGACGCCGCAGAGGTAAGGACAGGAGACTTGCGTTTGGAAGAATAAACataggcttttatttagcccaaGTTCAGCAGTACCTCATTTAGCTTCTCTCAGCCAAAGGGCAAAATGTAGCAGGACAACAGCAACAGAACATTTACCAGAATAACACTAGCAAGACAGACACTGACTGAGGTCTGTTTTATATCTGCAGACCAGGAACAGGCAGCACCAGACGGACTTTTAAAGGCACCAACCCTGGTGGCTCAGTGATCCTGCCTCCACCAGGCAGGAGTTAACTATTTGTTGGCCACCCTGCTACAGTTatctttttctgtatttttcttaTTACATGAATTGCATGAAGAATGCCTAATCTGCTATCAATTGTGTTCACAAATTTTCAAGATGTAGAAAATGGAAAACGTACTGTCCTAGGAATACTTACGTCGTCTGTATCTTTTCGAAGGCTACATAATGAACATTGATCATCCAGACACCAATCAACCAGTTCTTCTGGTTCACAgtctaaaaaaaacaaagcacacagatttttttaaaaatatttttaaatggtGAGCTTCAACATGCAAGTGTTTACAAAATGTTAATGTCTTTTAATTCTCTCACTACCAGTGGTATACAAGTTAATGTTAAATGTTATTAGCAGAATGGTGGTGGTGGCCAGAGTTGTTTGTAATTCGGGCAACTCATATGTAGCCTACAGATGCAGTCAGCAGATCAGTGCTCATGGTCGCTTTGTGGAGATtttatgcgcgcgcgcgcacacatacacacatacatatatatatgtgtgtgtgtgtgggcacgcaaGATATTAAAtatcgtatttcctcgattctaagacacttttttccccccactttcacatgtctgaaattgggATGCGTCTTAGAATTAATGTTtaagaataattaaaaaaaaaaaagtctgcaagGGGGCGCTGCTTGAGCAGCTGCAACGGAGATGTATACAGCGCCCGGCTCTGATCACGGATCCCGCCTCTGCTGGTGAACTgcaggagatgcagaggggaTCAGCCACAGCGGAGATGTAAAGTATACAGCGCCGAGCATAACGTTGTACTATATATAATGTAGTGTGGATAAATGtatgctggaaaaaaaaaaaaaaaaaagtacgtaCATTTAATGTATTGCTTTTTTTTTgcaccctatttttttttttattaaaatcaaGGCCCCCTTGATTTTAGAATAGAGGAAATATGGTATAACTGTGTACTATACAtgtaatgcattaaaaaaaataatccaaaTACCGTCAAATAAACTGAGGTCTCTACGTAATCCTGCTCCATACAGCCCTTCTAAGATGCTCTCGAAACCTgtaacaaagagaaaaaaaattaaacaaatgatTATTCTTTACACTTACCACAGTACTTTCATTCATCCCGAGAAAATATAGCTCTACAATACAATCTATTGAAATGAAAGattaggggattttttttttgcttcatgCATCATCCTTTCTATATGAAATGTGGCAAAAGTTTATTTTTGCAACTTTTTCCTATTGTGTGTAGCTCAATTCTATGTTCATGTGTACTAACCTAAAaagatactttaaaaaaaaaaaacctctcaaacTACtggttaagaaaaaaaaaatgtttttttagtgCTGTCCCTGTAGGCTTTGTAATTCCTCTCCCTGAATCCCTTTGCTTTGCTTTGTCTTTTCCCGTTGCGCTCCCTCCCAAGTGCCATCATCAGGCTTAAATGAAATCCTGCTTGAAAGCTATTCCGCCTGCCATGTTAAGCTATCACATGTAGCAGAGATTTTCAGAGGGACTTCCTCCAACTAAGAAAGGTTCTAGGACATTTAAGAGGAACACCAAAACAAGGAAAGCAAATTGTGTTCATTTTTAATAGTAGAGTTTTTTCTTGCACATTGAATGTCCCTGTTATGCAACACGTTTTAAAAAGCAAGTTTGAAAACTGTACAATACATTAGGGATGAAACATTAAATTATCAGAACTTTACAGAAAAAGTTTGGTTTTCTCCGCGAACAATAGCCTCATAAGTCATTTTCGACATGAACCATTACATTTTACACTCGTGTTTGGCAAGTAGTACCGACATCTTTGGAAACCAAAAAGGGTCCAACGAGTTTTGCCCAATATAATGGACAGTGTTATcttctattataggctaaagcagtaaaattcagggcattattgaaaaccctgctctctaattggttaaaattccaggcattatccacagtaatgccctgaatttcagcagcttgcaaaatgcagttttcaatctgtttatttccagccaatcagctttcagaacagctgagacatggcaggggattggtttgaattaagtgaaagctctgagacatggcaggggattggtcaaaaagtatcagccacggtttgactcctccccctcccaagctgactgagattttctgagcagattcagttgggggggagagactgcaaagaagtaagtgtgttgtgtatagaggtgcagtgttgtgtgtgggggggtagggggggtgtagaggtgctgtattgtgtgtagagctggggggagagtgcaaagtttagtaagtggctgcataatttattgtggctgcagtgtgtgtgtgtgttgtgctgttgtatgtgtagcagcagtttgtgtgagtgtagagctggtgtgtgtgtgtgtgtgtgtgtgtgtgtgtgtgtgtgtgtgtgtgtgtgtgtgtagagctccagtgtgtgtgtgtgtgagtgtgtgtgtcattagcagtgtttatgggtgtagcagcagagtttgtgtgtgtgtttgtgtagagctgctttgtgaGTGGAGGTGCTGCGTAGTGAGTGTAGattaggtgctgtgttgtgtttagagctccagtgtgtgtgtgtgtgtgtgtgtgtagaggcactgtgttgtgtgtggtgtgtgtggtgtgctgttgtgtgtgtgtgtgtgtgtgtgtgtgtgttgtgctgttgtatgtgtagcagcagtttgtgtgagtgtagagctggtgtgtgtgtgtgtgtgtgtgtgtgtagagctccagtgtgtgtgtgagtgtgtgtgtcattagcagtgtttatgggtgtagcagcagagtttgtgtgtgtgtgtgtgtgtagagctgctttgtgagtggaggtgctgtgtagtgagtgtagattaggtgctgtgttgtgtttagagctccagtgtgtgtgtgtgtgtgtgtgtgtgtgtgtgtgtgtgtgtgtgtgtgtgtgtgtgtgtgtgtgtgtgtgtgtgtgtgtgtgtgtgtgtgtgtgtgtgtgtgtgtgtggtgtgctggtgtgtgtgtgtgtgtgtgtgtgtgtgtgtgtgtgtgtgtgtgtgtacacagaggggggcggcagtgtgtggatatagatatctgcagtgtaagagtatatagaggtggtttcatgtatttaccattttatttgaataaaaaatctatttaactatacaaaagtgtctattatttatgaaataagcatACACTtatcctataatagtaataatcccctcagaacagtgcattactgaccaataatgccctggctgggttaaagtccctcggcttcgcctcaggccttcaactcttccagccagggcattattggccagtaatgccctgtgcttcaaggattattacttaattataagctaaagctgtaaaattccaggcattattgaaatccctgctctctggttaaaattccgggcattattcaatcagtaatgcctggaattttgcaACTTGCAAAATGTTTATGTCCAATGTATttttttccagccaatcagctttcagaacagctctgagtcagggcaggggattggccatGAAGCAGAAGGCAgtgactcctctccctccctccgtgaacaCAACTGACGGACTTAGTGTAATTGAggaaggagagagtgtgtggctgCAAATTAAGTAAGTGATGCTGTCTGCAGTTtatttgtggctgcagtttctgtcgtgtgtgtgtgtcagcagtagCAGCGTTTGTGGGTGTAGCagtagcagtgtttgtgtgtggcagcagcagagtttgtgtataGTAgcagtttgtgtctgtgtgtagagctgctgtattgtgtgtgtgataagatagatataaaaccggtggaggtttcttgttgcctttttcacccaccataacttaaaacgtgatgatagagatagatgtctacatataaatatatacagctcaaccccgttatagcgcaatccgctataacgcggtttgagcatggaccccgaattttaaaaaaaataaaaaaaatgtttgcacactgagcacacattcacagcaaactacatacacacagcacactgcacacacactgacagtcttacacagtcaaatacacacactgtctctttaagggagcttgctctcgcaagacggaagcggaagcagagacagggagaagagctgccagatgccgggtaagtgctgtttgctgttgctgctgccccaccgtgtctgggaatgctgggagagttctcagctttccccctccggcggacacggtaccaccacaaaaaaaaataaaataaaaaaaattaaaataataaaaaaaaatttggctgccatttttttcccgcgaccccgtttataacgcggtggtcgcgggtggcccccgaggaccacgctataacggggttaagctgtatctatacatacacacacacacacactgtgtgtgcgtgtgcatatatagagctgcaatgtgtgtgtacatagagggggcagcagtatAAGCGTATATAgcaggtgctttaatgtatttatcattttattttaataataataaaatctatataactatacaagtggatctatttatgaaataagcctacatttagcctataatagtaataatcccctcagaacaggccattactggccaatgccctggctgggttaaagtccgtcggcttcgcctcaggccttcaacttttccagccagggcattattggccagtaatgccctgttccgAGGGGATTATTACGTAATTAAAATATGCAAGCCTAACACACCTCCGTAATTATTTAGTTTGAAACCAGTGCGTTTATGTTTACTagtttggaagaaaaaaaaaaacccacaacatTGTTGAACAGAGTTCTCCTATATTTTACTTTTTCTGTCAACTAAAATATAT
Coding sequences within:
- the LCORL gene encoding ligand-dependent nuclear receptor corepressor-like protein isoform X5 — translated: MAAQCRSPRCTAERKGFRRELDSWRHRLIHCVGFESILEGLYGAGLRRDLSLFDDCEPEELVDWCLDDQCSLCSLRKDTDDDCTPSIGSAQSTPTEELISQGQFNTEKIECEAENYLNALFQKKDLPQNCDPNIPLVAQELMKKMIRRFAVEYVSKSRKICQDDCDGSMVEPILTCNGIQLNQTQCSLQEEQDGPLDLTVTRIQENNFQQGDDRETEGTMWNEVLSLQTVCFRKH